The following proteins come from a genomic window of Proteiniphilum propionicum:
- a CDS encoding ABC transporter permease, with protein sequence MNAELFIARRIYKGDKKNDKRVSSPAIKIAIAGIALGLAVMIVSVCIIVGFKKEVRAKVIGFGSHIQITAFDNNSSYEHVPIAFSDTLAATLAANPDIRHIQEFITKPAIIKTDKDFMGVVLKGVSENYDWSFFHKNLLEGDIINKNDTAAGNQAIISKDIADKLQLNMGDNFTCYFVQEPVRARRFNIIGIYQTNFEDYDKLYVITEKNILSTINGWDNDMVSGIELLVKDYNNLDKTSRDLFFDMASYKDRLGNNLYTRSIKDINPMIFNWLNLLDMNVWVIVILMLVVSGFTMISGLLIIILERANMIGMLKSMGARDFSIRKVFLYLSAFLIGQGMLWGNLFALLFCLVQDRFQLLRLDPSTYYLSAVPIDINPLYIILLNIGTLIASLLMMTGPSYLVARITPAKSIRFE encoded by the coding sequence ATGAATGCGGAGCTGTTCATAGCGAGACGGATATACAAAGGAGACAAGAAGAACGACAAGCGTGTCTCGTCACCTGCCATAAAGATAGCCATTGCGGGCATAGCGCTGGGACTGGCAGTGATGATTGTATCGGTCTGCATTATAGTAGGCTTCAAAAAAGAGGTTCGCGCCAAGGTGATAGGCTTCGGTTCTCACATTCAGATCACAGCTTTCGACAACAACTCCTCATATGAGCATGTGCCTATAGCTTTCTCCGATACGCTTGCGGCTACACTGGCTGCCAATCCCGATATCCGCCACATTCAAGAGTTTATCACCAAGCCGGCCATTATCAAAACCGATAAAGACTTCATGGGGGTGGTGCTGAAAGGGGTTTCCGAAAACTATGACTGGAGCTTTTTTCACAAAAACCTGCTGGAAGGCGACATCATTAATAAAAACGACACCGCCGCCGGCAACCAGGCTATCATATCAAAAGATATTGCAGACAAGCTGCAATTAAATATGGGGGACAACTTCACCTGTTATTTTGTCCAGGAACCTGTCCGGGCACGCAGGTTTAACATTATCGGCATCTATCAGACCAATTTCGAGGATTATGACAAGCTTTATGTCATCACAGAAAAGAATATACTCTCAACTATTAATGGATGGGACAATGATATGGTGAGCGGTATTGAACTGTTGGTGAAAGACTACAACAACCTGGACAAGACCTCCAGGGATCTTTTTTTCGACATGGCCTCATACAAAGACCGTCTAGGCAACAATCTCTACACACGATCAATTAAGGATATCAATCCCATGATTTTCAACTGGCTTAACCTACTGGATATGAATGTGTGGGTCATAGTAATACTCATGTTGGTGGTCTCCGGGTTTACAATGATCTCCGGCCTGCTTATTATCATTCTGGAACGGGCCAACATGATAGGCATGCTGAAATCGATGGGTGCAAGAGATTTCAGTATTCGCAAAGTATTTCTCTACCTCTCGGCCTTCTTGATAGGACAGGGCATGTTGTGGGGAAACCTGTTTGCTCTTCTCTTCTGCTTAGTTCAGGACCGGTTTCAGCTGCTGCGGCTCGACCCCTCTACCTACTATCTATCGGCGGTGCCGATAGATATAAACCCGTTATATATTATCCTTCTAAATATTGGTACCCTGATAGCTTCCCTGCTGATGATGACAGGCCCCTCCTATCTGGTGGCCAG